TATTTCTGCGGGAGGTGAGTGGATACGTCGATTCCAATTTCTTGAAAGGCGGTGCTCAGTTCACGGATATGGGTTGCGTATCCGCTCGGTACGTCCAGCCGATAGGTCGGATTGCTGCAAATGTACGCCAGCCTCACAGCTGCCTCGAGATCGCCCCATACGTGGTCTCATGGCTGAGGGCCCCCTTCTTGAGTTCGATGATGCGCTGCGTGTGGCGCAATGTCGTCACACGATGGGCGACAATGATGACGGTGTAGCCTTCGAGAGAGAGTTGGCGGATCGATTCCGTGATTTCCGCTTCGGTCCCGGGATCCAACGCCGACGTCGCTTCATCGAAAATAAGGATCTGCGCTCCCGAATACAATGCCCGGGCGATGCCGATGCGTTGCTTCTGTCCCACGGAGAGAGTGGCTCCCCGTTCGCCCACCGGGGTATCCACGGATTGGGGCAGTGAACCTATAAATTCTTCAAGACTGGCCAATCGGATGACGTCGTTCAACCGGCCGATATCCACTTGGTCGCTGGGAACTCCGAACACGATATTTTCGCGCAACGTCCCCTCGAGG
The DNA window shown above is from Bdellovibrionota bacterium and carries:
- a CDS encoding ABC transporter ATP-binding protein, with translation LLSIKGHQYTLDVLEDAREAPAASGEPTSQPLPFDREINFDAVSYRYPDGSGETLNQISLTIQKGECVGIVGPSGSGKTTILNLLLGFLRPTSGRILIDRTELTPDRHGAWYRLIGYVQQEVFLLEGTLRENIVFGVPSDQVDIGRLNDVIRLASLEEFIGSLPQSVDTPVGERGATLSVGQKQRIGIARALYSGAQILIFDEATSALDPGTEAEITESIRQLSLEGYTVIIVAHRVTTLRHTQRIIELKKGALSHETTYGAISRQL